One region of Alosa alosa isolate M-15738 ecotype Scorff River chromosome 1, AALO_Geno_1.1, whole genome shotgun sequence genomic DNA includes:
- the LOC125304579 gene encoding alpha-(1,3)-fucosyltransferase 7-like — translation MKSSSRQEIHHQEHGTQYLTVCRRIFLFLILLCITFTTYKFQQRQKSFINPVNATMILVWHWPFGYSTQLNPNICSETYSIPNCVLMDSRSWFHRADFVVFHNRELITGSQRLPTDRPRPHYQRWVWFSLESPENNGNLRPFAGYFNYTMSYNRDADFYTPYGRLVPKKPVKGVTVDDFIPKNKSSLACWVVSNFSPRHKRTSVYNKLKKVIQVDVYGDPFNKYLNQNSLLPTISRCYFYLSFENSQFKDYITEKFWRNALLGGAVPVVLGATRAHYEAVAPKGSFIHVNDFSSVEELGKYLTDLAEDKERYASYFTWHLNYTIQVGGTWEHRMCSICTMTDSLQPKQVYKDLQAWEWSK, via the exons ATGAAGTCTTCCTCAAG ACAGGAAATCCATCATCAGGAACATGGCACTCAATATCTCACTGTTTGCCGCAGGATCTTTTTGTTTCTTATCCTCTTGTGCATAACTTTCACCACCTATAAATTTCAGCAGAGGCAAAAGTCATTCATCAATCCTGTCAATGCTACCATGATTCTGGTGTGGCACTGGCCCTTTGGCTATTCCACCCAACTAAACCCCAACATCTGCAGTGAAACCTACAGCATTCCCAACTGCGTCCTGATGGACAGTCGCTCTTGGTTCCACAGGGCTGACTTTGTAGTCTTCCACAACCGGGAGCTGATCACGGGCAGCCAGAGGCTGCCGACAGATCGCCCACGGCCCCACTATCAGCGTTGGGTCTGGTTCTCGCTGGAGAGCCCTGAGAACAATGGGAACTTGAGACCATTTGCGGGTTACTTCAACTACACCATGTCCTACAACCGGGATGCCGATTTCTACACACCATATGGAAGGCTTGTGCCAAAGAAGCCGGTGAAGGGTGTGACAGTTGATGATTTCATACCAAAAAATAAGTCTTCACTGGCATGTTGGGTTGTGAGCAACTTTTCACCCAGACATAAGAGAACATCTGTGTACAATAAGCTTAAGAAAGTCATTCAAGTGGATGTATACGGGGATCCATTTAATAAGTATCTGAATCAAAACAGTCTGCTCCCCACAATCTCCCGTTGCTATTTCTACCTGTCTTTTGAGAACTCTCAGTTCAAGGACTACATCACTGAGAAGTTCTGGAGGAATGCCCTGTTGGGTGGCGCCGTGCCAGTGGTTTTGGGGGCGACCCGGGCGCACTACGAGGCAGTAGCACCAAAAGGGTCCTTCATCCACGTAAACGACTTCAGTTCTGTGGAGGAACTGGGAAAGTACCTGACGGACCTGGCTGAGGATAAAGAACGCTACGCCTCATACTTTACCTGGCACCTGAATTACACCATTCAGGTTGGTGGCACCTGGGAGCACAGGATGTGTTCAATTTGCACCATGACTGACAGCCTGCAACCTAAACAGGTCTATAAGGACCTGCAGGCTTGGGAGTGGAGTAAATGA